In Pieris brassicae chromosome 8, ilPieBrab1.1, whole genome shotgun sequence, the DNA window CTTGGAAGATGTCTCACTTTGCGACGCCTCTAATTGTGATCAACCTGGGCTGTGAAATGGTGTACGTTATTGAACAGAGATTAAAGATGCAAAAAATACCATTAAATAAATCGGAAAAAGGTAAGAATCGAATTCAATTACAGAGTGAAGGATTGGcggctatatatatatcatacttAATACATTCCagacaaatattttcagtgttaaCAGAAATAGTTACGGTTCTACTACACCCGAAGCTAATAGAAGATCTATTTTTACCTCAACCGGTAGCACCGCACGCagcaattaaacaattaatatcaGATATTTCTACTTCTTCTATTATGAGACTGGATGACTATTCTACCAACAAATTATGGgatttaataacaatgatatttAAATGGCAAATATCTGTCGGgacaaatcaaaatattttcgacATCACCCGGCGACATCTATCCGGTATTGCAGCACTCATGCCGATGACTTTCcctaaaaatatacttaaagaGGCAATTCACAACTTTGATACGCTGATAAAGAAACTTTCCAATGATgattataaagatttaattaatacaataatattttggtttaaTGAATATCACTCGAAAATATCCGTTTTATTAAGGTTAGGACTTCAGAATAGAGATGGATCTATCAAATTGCCTGctatgataaatataaaattcctgAAGAATCTGGgtgaaaacatttataaacacgATAAGAAAACCTATATAGATGATTTTGAAGTTAATTGGTGCGATGATAATGAAATTAACTGTCTTTTAGCTCCAATAGAATCAGTTTCACCGAATAAAATTCAAGGCTCTTTTAACAACGCAGTGATCAAAGGATCTCTTTTAAATAACATCGAAATAAGTCACGTTAATGTATTTAACAATGATCTAAATTTTATACCAACCATTCCAAGATCTACAAATGAAGATCTTCTTGAAATGTTAAAGAATGAAGCCTAATAAATGAGTGCAACGTTTATTAAGTGGTAACATTcttattttaaccaatttatattattttctttggtTCAGGGAGTtcctaaacatttttttatcttattttctaagaaatacttaattgtatatttaattatgaatactACGAATGGTCAATGAATGTTACAATTCTGTAGCAACATACAATTTACTTTACTTACCTAGCTTCTTTTGTATATGCATTATGAATCTATAACGAATTTCGTCACTTCCAGCGAAAGTTGTGTGTTGTTATACCTAAAGATTATGTatctacaaattttaaattacatcccTCTTACCTTTTACAAAGCACAATTCAAAGTAGAAAATTTTAGCGCTTTGGGACTCCAATCCATAAAATGGcctgacaataaaaaaaagtgatGTGGAGAAAGAATGATGAAACAGGTTAagtaaatgaatttatttattccacgATCAAAAACAACATAAATCTAAATACTAATACAAACTTTTCAAgcata includes these proteins:
- the LOC123712724 gene encoding protein OSCP1; translation: MSHFATPLIVINLGCEMVYVIEQRLKMQKIPLNKSEKVLTEIVTVLLHPKLIEDLFLPQPVAPHAAIKQLISDISTSSIMRLDDYSTNKLWDLITMIFKWQISVGTNQNIFDITRRHLSGIAALMPMTFPKNILKEAIHNFDTLIKKLSNDDYKDLINTIIFWFNEYHSKISVLLRLGLQNRDGSIKLPAMINIKFLKNLGENIYKHDKKTYIDDFEVNWCDDNEINCLLAPIESVSPNKIQGSFNNAVIKGSLLNNIEISHVNVFNNDLNFIPTIPRSTNEDLLEMLKNEA